A stretch of the Stegostoma tigrinum isolate sSteTig4 chromosome 34, sSteTig4.hap1, whole genome shotgun sequence genome encodes the following:
- the LOC125467736 gene encoding muscarinic acetylcholine receptor M2-like, whose translation MASATEANLSLCNLIDFSGNGEWCAYRTAKVVCIVIVTGSLSLVTIIGNTLVIVSIKVNRQLQNINNYFIFSLACADLIIGAFSMNLCTIYIVNGYWPLGPVICDLWLAVDYVVSNASAMNLLIISFDRYFCVTKPLIYPVKRTTKMAGMMIAAAWVVSFLLWAPAILFWQFIVGERIVEDGECYVQFFSNPAVTSGTSILAFYIPVIIMTILYVYISRASKCRMNHKNESESREVNTSPRTVKSKIMKPNNNKSVNTLDVLLQVETKPDTINDKISAVSRIQGEQEIPSRKSTFLYLASPNANDEGATQKSTNGLNTPHYCRASNFTLSSMNVFSKFEDNAVGTVKVRTVSSVNTKNVNDGESRSTGNAINATRTRAKRAKRAVLREKKVTRTILAILLAFIITWTPYNVMVLMDTFCSICVPITAWYVGYWLCYINSTLNPACYALCNMTFKKTFKHLLLCQCKNINATK comes from the coding sequence ATGGCGAGTGCAACCGAGGCAAATCTATCTCTCTGCAACTTAATAGACTTTTCTGGTAATGGAGAATGGTGCGCTTACCGGACGGCTAAAGTGGTCTGCATCGTGATTGTGACAGGCTCATTAAGTTTGGTGACCATCATTGGAAACACTCTGGTAATTGTTTCCATCAAAGTAAACAGACAATTACAAAATATTAACAACTACTTTATTTTCAGCTTAGCTTGTGCTGATTTAATTATTGGTGCATTCTCTATGAATCTATGCACCATTTACATTGTAAATGGATACTGGCCTTTGGGTCCAGTGATATGTGATTTATGGCTTGCTGTAGATTATGTTGTCAGTAACGCTTCTGCCATGAACCTCCTTATCATCAGCTTTGACCGCTACTTCTGCGTGACAAAGCCCCTTATCTACCCAGTGAAGAGGACAACTAAGATGGCAGGGATGATGATTGCTGCTGCTTGGGTAGTGTCTTTTCTCCTGTGGGCTCCTGCCATTCTCTTCTGGCAATTCATTGTAGGGGAGCGGATTGTCGAAGATGGTGAGTGCTACGTACAGTTCTTCTCAAATCCAGCTGTCACTTCTGGCACTTCTATACTTGCCTTCTATATCCCGGTTATCATAATGACGATTTTGTATGTGTACATATCTCGTGCCAGCAAGTGTCGAATGAATCATAAGAATGAATCGGAATCACGTGAAGTCAACACTTCTCCCCGTACAGTGAAGAGCAAAATAATGAAACCAAATAATAACAAATCAGTAAATACGCTTGATGTGTTGCTGCAGGTCGAAACAAAACCTGACACAATAAATGATAAAATATCAGCTGTAAGTAGGATTCAAGGAGAGCAGGAGATACCTTCCAGAAAGTCCACTTTTCTGTACCTGGCTTCACCAAATGCCAATGATGAAGGAGCCACACAAAAGAGTACGAATGGCTTAAACACACCCCACTATTGCCGGGCAAGCAACTTCACACTCTCTTCAATGAATGTTTTCAGCAAATTTGAAGACAATGCCGTCGGTACCGTCAAGGTACGAACAGTATCATCTGTCAACACGAAGAATGTGAATGATGGAGAGAGTAGATCAACTGGTAACGCTATTAATGCGACGAGAACACGTGCTAAGAGAGCAAAGCGTGCGGTACTACGAGAAAAGAAGGTGACTAGGACCATCCTGGCTATTCTCCTGGCATTCATAATTACATGGACTCCATACAATGTTATGGTTCTCATGGATACCTTCTGCTCAATCTGTGTCCCCATCACAGCCTGGTATGTTGGGTACTGGCTCTGTTATATCAACAGCACCCTAAACCCTGCCTGCTACGCATTATGCAATATGACCTTTAAGAAAACGTTCAAACATCTCCTCCTGTGTCAGTGCAAGAatataaatgcaacaaaataa